A section of the Mesobacillus jeotgali genome encodes:
- the xseA gene encoding exodeoxyribonuclease VII large subunit has product MEQQRYLTVNALTKYIKRKFDADPHLQGVYIKGEISNFKRHSSGHMYFTLKDEKARILAVMFAGSARNMKFRPENGMKVLVRGDISVYEGSGQYQVYIKEMKTDGVGDLFVAYEQLKKKLEQEGLFSPKYKQPIPKYPKAVGIVTSPTGAAIRDILTTIKRRYPITKVLIFPALVQGDQGGPSIVRAIEKANARDDIDVLIIGRGGGSIEELWNFNEESVARAIFASRIPIISAVGHETDFTIADFVADMRAPTPTGAAELAVPHIQELVERVMNRETRLMRAMREKVFFQQERYQRLIRSYAFRYPRKLYEQKLEQVDKLTESLTRGAAKLYSSKGDTLIQLKRRLERSHPEELRKSSAERHLRASRALNRAMTAVVSEKRKEFNGMLSTLEALSPLKIMDRGYSLAYTDDGELIKTVTQVKPERRIYVKLSDGSIKCVVTDIEESENNG; this is encoded by the coding sequence ATGGAGCAACAGCGTTATCTAACCGTCAATGCTTTAACTAAATACATAAAACGAAAGTTCGATGCTGACCCGCATCTTCAGGGTGTATATATCAAAGGAGAAATTTCCAACTTCAAACGGCATTCGAGCGGACATATGTATTTCACTCTCAAGGACGAGAAAGCACGAATCCTTGCAGTCATGTTCGCAGGGTCTGCCCGAAACATGAAGTTCAGACCCGAAAATGGGATGAAGGTGCTGGTTAGAGGAGATATTTCTGTCTATGAGGGCAGCGGCCAGTACCAGGTTTACATAAAGGAAATGAAAACCGATGGAGTGGGCGATTTATTCGTGGCTTATGAGCAGCTGAAGAAGAAGCTCGAGCAAGAGGGGCTTTTTTCGCCAAAATATAAGCAGCCAATCCCAAAATACCCTAAAGCTGTCGGGATTGTTACGTCTCCAACAGGAGCGGCAATCCGTGATATATTGACTACGATCAAGAGAAGATATCCGATTACTAAGGTACTTATTTTTCCTGCACTTGTACAGGGTGACCAGGGAGGACCATCAATAGTCAGGGCAATTGAGAAGGCGAATGCACGGGATGATATTGATGTCCTGATCATCGGCCGCGGAGGCGGATCGATTGAAGAATTGTGGAATTTCAATGAAGAATCCGTTGCCAGGGCTATTTTTGCTTCACGAATACCGATCATTTCGGCTGTCGGCCATGAAACAGACTTTACCATTGCTGATTTCGTGGCGGATATGAGAGCACCGACGCCAACAGGTGCTGCTGAACTTGCCGTCCCTCATATCCAAGAACTAGTTGAAAGGGTAATGAACAGGGAAACCCGACTGATGAGGGCGATGAGGGAGAAGGTGTTCTTCCAGCAAGAGCGATATCAGCGTCTTATCAGGTCTTACGCCTTCCGGTATCCCAGGAAGTTGTATGAACAAAAACTAGAACAAGTCGATAAATTGACAGAATCACTGACCCGTGGAGCTGCAAAACTGTATTCATCAAAAGGTGATACTCTTATTCAATTGAAAAGAAGGCTGGAGCGAAGTCATCCAGAAGAATTAAGAAAAAGCTCTGCAGAGAGGCATCTTAGGGCATCAAGGGCCTTAAATCGTGCCATGACCGCAGTCGTTTCTGAAAAAAGGAAAGAGTTCAACGGAATGCTTTCTACTCTAGAAGCGTTAAGCCCGTTGAAAATCATGGACCGTGGCTACAGTCTTGCCTATACAGACGATGGGGAACTGATTAAGACTGTCACCCAGGTAAAACCTGAACGGAGAATATATGTAAAGCTATCTGATGGAAGCATTAAATGCGTCGTGACAGATATTGAGGAGAGTGAAAACAATGGCTGA
- the spoIVB gene encoding SpoIVB peptidase, producing MKKDFLRKFIGGILLVSLIALGFAKPVHEYLSIPGDITLFEGQKLDFQANAVQVTAPLNDSSIKVDQKDETVSVEAKRHGKDEMVLELAGFPVKKVDVNVLKDFKVRPGGQSIGVKLNTVGVLVVGHHQVQADEGKVSPGELAGIKKGDIITEINGQQIEKMADVGPFVKQAGTDGKPLDVVIKRENEKIKTQLQPKKDVNENTYKLGLYIRDSAAGIGTMTFYHPQSKKYGALGHVISDMDTKKPIVVEDGQIVRSTVTSIEKGGKGNPGEKLARFSSDREVIGNIQRNSPFGIFGELNKDITNGVFDKSLPIALSHQVKEGPAKILTVVNNDEVNLFDIEIVSTIPQKFPATKGMVIKVTDPELLEKTGGIVQGMSGSPIIQDNKLVGAVTHVFVNDPTSGYGVHIEWMLNEAGIDIYEKPREQAS from the coding sequence TTGAAAAAAGATTTTCTCAGAAAATTTATTGGTGGAATTCTCCTTGTTTCATTAATTGCTTTAGGATTTGCAAAACCAGTACACGAATATTTATCTATTCCAGGAGATATAACATTATTCGAGGGGCAAAAGCTTGATTTCCAGGCGAATGCAGTTCAAGTTACGGCTCCCTTAAATGATTCAAGCATCAAAGTGGACCAGAAAGACGAAACGGTTTCTGTTGAGGCCAAACGGCATGGGAAGGACGAGATGGTCCTTGAATTAGCCGGTTTTCCGGTGAAAAAGGTCGATGTCAATGTCCTCAAGGATTTCAAGGTCAGGCCTGGCGGTCAATCAATAGGAGTAAAACTGAATACTGTAGGTGTCCTTGTGGTCGGACATCACCAGGTACAGGCAGATGAAGGCAAGGTATCCCCAGGCGAACTGGCAGGTATCAAAAAAGGCGATATCATTACAGAAATAAATGGACAGCAAATTGAAAAAATGGCAGACGTTGGTCCTTTCGTTAAACAAGCTGGAACAGATGGAAAGCCTTTGGATGTTGTAATTAAGCGGGAAAATGAAAAAATCAAAACTCAGCTTCAGCCAAAAAAGGATGTTAATGAAAACACGTATAAGCTTGGATTATATATACGTGATTCAGCAGCGGGAATTGGAACGATGACTTTTTATCACCCTCAATCAAAAAAATACGGAGCTCTCGGCCACGTAATATCCGACATGGATACGAAAAAGCCAATTGTCGTCGAAGATGGACAAATCGTAAGGTCAACCGTCACTTCAATTGAGAAGGGCGGAAAAGGCAATCCAGGAGAAAAACTGGCGCGCTTTTCATCCGATCGAGAAGTGATTGGCAATATCCAGAGAAACAGTCCTTTTGGAATCTTCGGTGAATTGAATAAGGATATCACGAATGGGGTATTCGATAAATCCTTGCCGATTGCCCTGTCTCACCAGGTAAAAGAAGGGCCGGCGAAAATCCTGACGGTCGTAAATAATGACGAAGTAAACCTTTTTGATATAGAGATTGTCAGCACCATTCCGCAGAAGTTCCCGGCAACCAAGGGAATGGTCATTAAGGTAACGGACCCAGAGCTTCTGGAGAAAACAGGCGGGATTGTCCAGGGGATGAGCGGCAGTCCGATCATCCAGGACAACAAGCTTGTCGGTGCGGTTACCCATGTATTCGTAAATGATCCAACAAGCGGGTACGGCGTCCATATCGAATGGATGCTGAATGAAGCAGGGATAGACATTTACGAAAAACCAAGAGAGCAAGCAAGTTAA
- a CDS encoding polyprenyl synthetase family protein, whose translation MHPVSLESFMIEYKTLVEERLRDTVGALKTPENLANAMLYSLEAGGKRIRPLLVFAVIDSFGKNPKHGLDAAAAIEMVHTYSLIHDDLPSMDDDDLRRGKPTNHKVFGEATAILAGDALLTLSFNMLAEMSEESASATVKLALIKGLSSAAGALGMVGGQIADMEGEHKELTLEQLEYIHIHKTGKLLEYSIIAGAEIAGATPVQKEILTKFAYHIGLAFQIRDDILDLEGTEELIGKPVGSDTANEKSTYPALLGLEGAKQALEEHLLNAKEALSSTGLQVEILSQITDLIGLRNH comes from the coding sequence TTGCATCCTGTTTCACTAGAATCTTTTATGATCGAATATAAGACACTTGTCGAGGAACGGCTGAGGGATACAGTTGGTGCTCTGAAGACTCCGGAAAACCTCGCAAATGCCATGCTCTATTCGCTAGAAGCAGGCGGAAAGAGAATTCGTCCGCTCCTGGTTTTTGCAGTGATTGACTCATTCGGGAAGAATCCGAAACATGGACTTGATGCAGCTGCCGCGATTGAAATGGTCCATACATATTCTTTAATCCATGATGATCTGCCAAGCATGGATGATGACGATCTAAGAAGGGGAAAGCCGACTAATCACAAGGTATTCGGGGAAGCAACGGCCATTCTTGCCGGGGATGCCCTATTGACATTAAGCTTTAACATGCTTGCAGAAATGTCAGAAGAGTCGGCATCCGCAACTGTCAAGCTCGCGTTGATCAAAGGATTGTCATCCGCTGCAGGAGCATTAGGAATGGTAGGCGGCCAGATAGCCGATATGGAAGGGGAGCACAAAGAGCTGACGCTGGAACAGCTGGAATATATCCATATCCATAAAACAGGAAAATTGCTTGAATACAGTATTATTGCCGGAGCAGAAATAGCCGGTGCAACCCCAGTGCAAAAGGAAATACTGACCAAGTTTGCATATCATATAGGACTAGCTTTCCAGATCCGTGACGATATCCTGGACCTAGAAGGAACAGAAGAGCTGATCGGCAAGCCGGTGGGCAGCGATACAGCAAACGAGAAAAGTACCTATCCAGCACTTCTTGGACTGGAAGGAGCCAAGCAAGCTCTTGAGGAACATTTGCTCAATGCCAAGGAAGCTCTGTCATCCACAGGCCTTCAAGTGGAAATTCTTTCTCAGATTACCGATCTGATTGGATTAAGGAATCATTAG
- the ahrC gene encoding transcriptional regulator AhrC/ArgR, producing the protein MNKGQRHIKIRELIASKDIETQDELVDRLKAAGFNVTQATVSRDIKELHLVKVPLIDGRYKYSLPADQRFNPLQKLKRSLMDAFIRIDQAGHLLVMKTLPGNANAIGALIDNLDWEDILGTICGDDTILIICRTPEDTEKVTNRFLEML; encoded by the coding sequence ATGAATAAAGGACAAAGACATATAAAAATCCGCGAGTTGATCGCGAGCAAGGATATCGAGACACAGGATGAACTTGTTGACCGCTTGAAGGCTGCGGGCTTTAATGTTACACAGGCAACGGTTTCCCGTGACATTAAAGAGCTTCACCTTGTCAAGGTTCCATTGATTGATGGGAGATATAAATACAGCCTGCCAGCGGACCAGCGCTTCAACCCTTTGCAAAAACTGAAAAGATCATTAATGGATGCTTTTATCCGGATCGATCAGGCAGGGCATCTGTTGGTCATGAAAACTTTGCCTGGAAATGCCAATGCGATTGGGGCGTTGATAGATAATCTTGATTGGGAAGATATACTTGGCACGATTTGTGGCGACGATACCATCCTGATTATTTGCCGTACTCCCGAGGATACTGAGAAGGTCACAAATCGTTTTCTAGAAATGCTGTAA
- a CDS encoding exodeoxyribonuclease VII small subunit — MAEEKKMSFEQAMDQLENIVEKLEEGDVPLEEAISFYKEGMELSKLCHDKLKNVEEQLAQIITEDGRTESFSINEEE, encoded by the coding sequence ATGGCTGAAGAGAAAAAAATGAGTTTTGAACAGGCAATGGACCAATTAGAAAACATCGTTGAAAAATTAGAAGAAGGCGATGTGCCCCTGGAAGAAGCAATCTCATTTTATAAAGAGGGAATGGAATTATCCAAGCTTTGCCATGATAAGCTAAAGAATGTGGAAGAACAACTGGCCCAAATCATTACTGAAGATGGACGGACTGAAAGCTTCTCCATAAATGAGGAGGAATAG
- the recN gene encoding DNA repair protein RecN, with product MLNELSIRNFAIIESLSVSFNKGLTVLTGETGAGKSIIIDAVHLLVGGRGSAEFVRHGEDKAEIEGLFFIEGSNHPSYAKAAEFGIDIEDGMIVLRRDIAASGKSVCRINGKLVTIAVLREVGSTLIDIHGQHEHQELMDETRHINLLDQFGSEQIMPALQEYQQVYRSYEQTQKKLKSLSENEQQMAHRLDLIQFQHDEIQSANLRLNEDEELFEERRKLANFERIFDSIQTSYNALQGDQKGLDWIGMVMDNLQTAAELDPEYKAVAESVSNSFYMLEDAARTIRNDLDSLEYDPQRLMEIEDRLNEINQLKRKYGNSIEDILEYSSKIEEEIETLQNKEVHIGQMEKELASLKKDLRIEAHNLTETRKKWARKLTKLIHKELKELYMEKAVFELKIESDQDVFHKSGADKVEFYISTNPGEPLKPLSKVASGGELSRIMLALKSIFSKHQGVTSIIFDEVDTGVSGRVAQSIAEKIYKVSTGSQVLCISHLPQVAAMADTHLYISKIIKNGRTKTSVTPLSSSEKVKEIGRMISGVEITDLTKQHAEELLQLAQNMKAVT from the coding sequence TTGTTAAATGAATTATCGATACGTAATTTCGCCATTATTGAATCTTTATCTGTTTCATTCAACAAAGGGCTTACTGTACTTACAGGGGAAACCGGCGCCGGTAAATCCATTATCATTGACGCAGTTCACTTGCTTGTCGGCGGAAGAGGTTCTGCTGAATTTGTCCGTCATGGGGAAGATAAAGCAGAGATAGAAGGATTGTTTTTCATTGAAGGATCAAACCACCCTAGTTATGCCAAAGCAGCAGAATTCGGGATAGACATCGAGGATGGAATGATTGTTTTGCGGAGGGATATTGCAGCGAGCGGAAAGAGTGTTTGCCGTATCAATGGCAAATTGGTCACTATCGCAGTGTTAAGGGAAGTAGGATCAACGCTGATCGATATCCATGGCCAGCACGAACACCAGGAACTCATGGATGAAACAAGGCATATCAACCTCCTGGACCAATTCGGCTCAGAACAGATCATGCCTGCCCTTCAAGAATATCAGCAGGTTTACCGTTCCTATGAACAAACACAGAAAAAGCTAAAGAGTCTCAGTGAAAATGAGCAGCAAATGGCACATCGGCTTGATTTGATTCAATTCCAGCATGATGAAATTCAATCAGCGAATCTGAGGTTGAATGAGGATGAGGAACTTTTTGAAGAAAGACGGAAACTTGCTAATTTTGAACGGATTTTTGATAGTATTCAGACAAGCTATAATGCGCTGCAGGGTGACCAGAAAGGACTCGATTGGATAGGGATGGTCATGGACAACCTTCAGACTGCCGCGGAATTGGATCCTGAATATAAAGCAGTCGCAGAGTCAGTTTCTAACAGCTTCTACATGCTAGAGGATGCGGCGAGGACAATCAGGAACGATCTTGATTCGCTTGAATATGACCCACAGCGCTTGATGGAAATTGAAGACAGATTGAATGAGATTAATCAGCTAAAGAGAAAATATGGTAATTCAATTGAAGATATACTCGAATACTCCTCAAAAATCGAAGAGGAAATTGAGACACTTCAAAATAAAGAAGTCCATATAGGCCAGATGGAAAAAGAGCTGGCATCGCTCAAAAAGGATTTGCGCATTGAAGCACATAATTTGACGGAAACACGAAAAAAATGGGCAAGGAAACTGACGAAACTCATCCACAAAGAATTAAAAGAGCTTTATATGGAAAAAGCTGTTTTCGAACTCAAGATTGAGTCTGATCAGGATGTATTCCATAAAAGCGGAGCCGACAAAGTTGAATTTTACATTTCAACAAACCCCGGGGAGCCTTTAAAACCGCTGTCTAAAGTTGCTTCCGGCGGGGAGCTGTCGAGGATCATGCTGGCACTAAAAAGTATCTTTTCCAAACATCAGGGTGTAACATCCATTATTTTTGATGAAGTGGATACAGGGGTAAGCGGCCGGGTTGCCCAGTCAATTGCTGAAAAAATATACAAAGTGTCCACTGGATCGCAAGTACTCTGTATTTCTCACCTTCCTCAGGTAGCAGCAATGGCGGATACCCATCTGTACATCTCCAAAATCATTAAAAATGGGCGGACGAAAACATCCGTGACTCCGCTGTCCTCATCAGAAAAAGTAAAGGAAATTGGCAGGATGATATCGGGAGTAGAAATCACGGATCTAACCAAACAGCATGCAGAAGAATTATTGCAGCTGGCACAAAATATGAAGGCAGTTACATGA
- the spo0A gene encoding sporulation transcription factor Spo0A — MNKIKVCVVDDNRELVGLLEEYISSQEDMEIVGVAHNGQECLEMLEDIDPDVLLLDIIMPHLDGLAVLEKLRDLKKGIIPNVIMLTAFGQEDVTKKAVELGASYFILKPFDMEHLAGHIRQVSGKAKSVARKPSSINYGRSNSEQKPKNLDASITSIIHEIGVPAHIKGYMYLREAISMVYNDIELLGSITKVLYPDIAKKFNTTASRVERAIRHAIEVAWSRGNIDSISSLFGYTVSMSKAKPTNSEFIAMVADKLRLEHKAS; from the coding sequence GTGAACAAAATTAAAGTATGTGTAGTTGATGACAACAGAGAACTAGTAGGACTACTTGAGGAATATATTTCTTCCCAGGAGGATATGGAAATTGTCGGTGTAGCCCATAACGGCCAGGAATGTTTAGAAATGCTGGAAGATATTGATCCTGATGTCTTGCTTTTAGATATTATAATGCCTCATCTCGATGGTTTAGCAGTGCTTGAAAAGCTTCGGGACTTAAAGAAAGGAATTATTCCTAATGTCATCATGCTGACAGCCTTCGGACAGGAGGATGTAACAAAAAAAGCCGTTGAGCTCGGTGCATCATACTTCATTCTAAAACCATTCGATATGGAACATCTGGCAGGACATATCCGCCAGGTTAGCGGAAAGGCAAAATCCGTAGCGAGGAAACCATCATCGATCAATTATGGAAGATCAAATTCCGAGCAAAAACCTAAAAACCTCGATGCGAGCATTACCAGCATCATTCACGAAATTGGTGTTCCTGCTCATATCAAAGGTTATATGTACTTGCGAGAAGCCATCTCAATGGTTTACAACGATATTGAACTTCTTGGCTCGATCACAAAAGTCCTCTATCCAGATATTGCCAAGAAATTCAATACAACGGCTAGCCGGGTGGAACGTGCCATCCGTCACGCGATCGAGGTTGCGTGGAGCAGAGGGAACATTGATTCAATTTCTTCATTATTTGGTTATACAGTGAGCATGTCTAAAGCAAAACCAACGAATTCTGAATTCATCGCAATGGTGGCTGACAAGCTTCGTTTAGAACACAAAGCTTCTTGA
- a CDS encoding YycC family protein → MRPLQISAETAIKLSEKLGMPIEQIMHMPQHILLQKLAEMEKEK, encoded by the coding sequence ATGAGACCGTTGCAAATCTCTGCCGAAACAGCCATCAAGCTTTCAGAAAAATTAGGCATGCCGATTGAACAAATCATGCACATGCCCCAGCATATCCTTTTGCAAAAACTAGCTGAAATGGAAAAGGAGAAATAA
- the dxs gene encoding 1-deoxy-D-xylulose-5-phosphate synthase: MDLLSIKDPSFLKDLSKKELEDLSREIRQFLIEKLSVTGGHIGPNLGVVELTIALHKCFDSPKDKFLWDVGHQSYVHKILTGRACQFDTLRQHKGLCGFPKMVESEHDVWETGHSSTSLSAAMGMAIARDLKGESSHIVPIIGDGALTGGMALEALNHIGHEKKKLIVILNDNEMSIAPNVGALHNVLGRLRTAGKYHWVKDELEYLLKKVPAIGGQLAATAERIKDSLKYLFVSGIFFEELGFTYLGPVDGHDYDDLFENLAYAKKQDGPVLLHVITKKGKGYNPAENDKIGTWHGTGPYKTETGDFVKPEFAPPAWSKLVSETVRKIARTDERIVAVTPAMPVGSKLEGFASEFPDRMIDVGIAEQHAATFAAGLATQNMKPFLAIYSTFLQRAYDQVVHDICRQNLNVFIGIDRAGLVGADGETHQGVFDIAFLRHLPNMVLMMPKDENEGQHMVNTAIKYDDGPIAMRYPRGNGLGVPMDDELKEIPIGTWDVLREGEDAAILTFGTTIPMALEAAEILGKQGVSVKVVNARFIKPLDENLLVGILNKNMPILTIEEAVLQGGFGSFVLETAHDLGYQHVEIDRMGIPDKFIEHGSVEKLLQEIGMTTEDVVLRMQKLARQKQKRA, encoded by the coding sequence ATGGATCTTTTATCGATAAAAGACCCTTCCTTCTTGAAAGATCTTTCGAAAAAGGAATTGGAAGACTTAAGCAGGGAGATTCGGCAGTTTTTGATAGAAAAATTATCGGTTACCGGCGGCCATATTGGACCAAATCTTGGTGTTGTCGAATTAACAATTGCTCTTCACAAGTGTTTTGACAGCCCGAAAGATAAATTCCTCTGGGATGTCGGACATCAGTCGTATGTTCATAAAATCCTGACAGGAAGAGCCTGTCAGTTCGATACATTAAGGCAGCATAAAGGGCTTTGCGGATTTCCGAAAATGGTGGAAAGCGAGCATGACGTCTGGGAAACAGGCCATAGCTCTACATCTCTTTCAGCTGCAATGGGTATGGCAATAGCCCGTGATTTAAAGGGAGAAAGTTCTCATATCGTGCCGATCATCGGTGACGGTGCCCTTACCGGGGGTATGGCGTTAGAGGCGTTGAACCACATCGGGCACGAAAAGAAGAAGCTGATTGTGATATTGAATGATAACGAAATGTCTATCGCCCCTAATGTTGGAGCCTTGCATAATGTACTTGGACGACTTCGGACTGCGGGTAAATATCATTGGGTAAAAGATGAACTGGAATACTTGCTGAAAAAAGTTCCAGCCATTGGCGGGCAGCTTGCCGCCACTGCGGAGCGAATTAAAGACAGTTTGAAGTATCTCTTTGTTTCTGGCATCTTTTTCGAAGAATTAGGGTTCACCTATCTTGGACCAGTCGATGGCCATGATTATGATGATTTGTTCGAGAACCTTGCATATGCAAAAAAACAGGATGGACCGGTCCTTCTGCATGTCATCACGAAAAAAGGCAAAGGATATAATCCGGCTGAAAACGATAAGATTGGAACCTGGCATGGAACCGGCCCTTACAAAACAGAAACTGGTGATTTTGTAAAACCTGAATTTGCCCCGCCAGCATGGAGCAAGCTTGTCAGTGAGACAGTCAGAAAAATCGCCCGGACCGATGAGCGAATCGTAGCAGTAACTCCAGCTATGCCTGTTGGTTCAAAGCTTGAGGGCTTCGCCAGCGAATTCCCGGACAGAATGATTGACGTCGGTATCGCTGAGCAGCATGCAGCGACTTTTGCTGCCGGTCTCGCTACACAAAACATGAAGCCGTTCCTGGCAATCTATTCTACCTTCCTGCAGCGTGCCTATGACCAGGTAGTTCACGATATATGCCGCCAGAACCTGAATGTTTTCATTGGCATTGACCGAGCAGGGCTTGTTGGTGCGGATGGGGAAACTCATCAGGGTGTATTCGATATTGCCTTTTTAAGGCACTTGCCTAATATGGTCTTAATGATGCCTAAGGATGAAAATGAAGGGCAGCATATGGTAAACACAGCAATCAAGTATGATGATGGACCAATTGCAATGCGTTATCCAAGAGGCAATGGTCTGGGAGTCCCGATGGATGACGAGCTGAAGGAAATTCCGATTGGCACCTGGGATGTCTTGCGTGAAGGAGAAGATGCCGCCATCCTGACATTCGGAACGACCATTCCGATGGCTTTGGAAGCTGCTGAAATCCTTGGAAAGCAAGGTGTTTCTGTTAAAGTGGTGAATGCTCGGTTTATCAAGCCTCTTGATGAAAACTTGCTTGTAGGCATTCTGAATAAAAATATGCCAATCCTGACCATTGAAGAAGCTGTCCTCCAGGGTGGGTTCGGAAGCTTTGTGCTCGAAACCGCACATGACCTGGGCTATCAGCACGTAGAAATCGACAGGATGGGGATTCCGGATAAGTTCATAGAACATGGCAGTGTTGAAAAGCTTCTTCAGGAAATCGGCATGACAACAGAAGATGTGGTGCTTAGGATGCAAAAGCTTGCAAGACAGAAACAAAAAAGGGCGTAA
- a CDS encoding TlyA family RNA methyltransferase, translated as MKIKKERLDVLLVERGLAETREKAKRTIMAGLVYSNENRLDKPGEKVNSDIPLTVKGNLLPYVSRGGLKLEKALKVFELDVRGKTLLDIGASTGGFTDCALQNGAEMSYALDVGYNQLAWKLRQDDRVVVMERTNFRYVKPEDLANGMPNFASIDVSFISLRLILPVLKTLLVTGSDVVALVKPQFEAGREQVGKKGIVRDRKVHEQVLDRIITFSIDEGYDVMDLSFSPITGGDGNIEFLLHLQWNNPEEQKGKMLLKKVPEDVVTEAHSELKSKQASEEE; from the coding sequence ATGAAAATCAAAAAAGAACGATTAGATGTACTGCTAGTTGAACGCGGTCTGGCGGAAACAAGGGAGAAAGCCAAACGGACAATCATGGCAGGACTCGTCTACTCAAACGAAAATAGACTGGACAAGCCAGGTGAAAAAGTAAATAGTGATATTCCTTTGACAGTAAAGGGAAATCTGCTGCCTTATGTGAGCCGCGGCGGACTTAAACTCGAAAAGGCTTTAAAGGTTTTTGAACTTGATGTCAGAGGAAAAACGCTGCTGGATATTGGGGCTTCCACTGGCGGATTCACTGATTGTGCCCTGCAAAATGGTGCTGAAATGTCATATGCACTTGATGTTGGCTACAATCAGCTTGCCTGGAAGCTTCGTCAGGACGATAGAGTCGTCGTGATGGAGCGTACAAATTTCCGTTATGTAAAGCCTGAAGATCTTGCAAATGGTATGCCGAATTTCGCAAGCATAGATGTTTCTTTCATTTCACTTCGGCTCATCCTGCCGGTTCTTAAAACTCTGCTGGTGACCGGGAGCGATGTTGTTGCACTCGTAAAACCACAGTTTGAGGCTGGTAGAGAACAGGTGGGTAAAAAAGGAATTGTCCGTGACAGGAAGGTCCATGAACAAGTACTGGACCGAATCATTACTTTTTCCATTGATGAGGGTTATGATGTCATGGACTTAAGCTTCTCACCGATCACTGGCGGAGATGGCAATATTGAATTTCTTCTCCACCTTCAGTGGAACAATCCAGAAGAACAAAAAGGTAAAATGCTGTTGAAGAAAGTTCCAGAGGACGTAGTGACAGAAGCACACAGCGAACTGAAATCAAAACAAGCCAGCGAGGAAGAATAG
- a CDS encoding glycerophosphodiester phosphodiesterase, translating to MTLILAHRGYAAEYPENTLLAFKEAEKAGADGLELDVQMTKDGELVVIHDEKVDRTTDGSGMVKDFNFKDLRQLDARFKFSSLTGKQQIPALEEVLEWLAGTRLKCNIELKNTIMPYEGMEEKVINMVRKYDLTERIIISSFNHYSIVHSYMIAPEIEIAPLLSEGLYMPWVYAQSIRATGFHPHWRAAPDEIIKASIESGIEVRPYTVNKDTELERLYRVNCSAVITDDPAKAFRIRGNIKQA from the coding sequence ATGACTCTAATTTTAGCACATCGTGGCTATGCAGCTGAATACCCTGAAAATACTTTACTTGCCTTTAAGGAAGCGGAAAAAGCAGGGGCGGATGGATTGGAACTCGATGTCCAAATGACAAAAGATGGTGAACTGGTGGTGATACACGATGAAAAAGTTGATCGGACAACAGATGGTTCTGGGATGGTAAAGGACTTCAATTTTAAAGATTTACGGCAATTGGATGCGCGCTTTAAGTTTAGCTCGCTGACAGGAAAACAACAAATTCCCGCGCTGGAGGAAGTCCTGGAATGGCTAGCTGGAACAAGGCTGAAATGCAATATCGAATTAAAGAACACCATTATGCCGTATGAGGGCATGGAAGAAAAAGTTATAAATATGGTAAGAAAATATGATTTAACAGAAAGAATTATAATTTCATCCTTTAACCACTATAGTATCGTGCATAGCTATATGATCGCACCTGAAATTGAAATTGCTCCTTTGCTATCTGAAGGTTTATATATGCCCTGGGTTTATGCTCAGTCAATCCGGGCCACGGGGTTCCATCCTCATTGGAGGGCGGCGCCGGATGAAATCATTAAGGCTTCGATTGAAAGCGGGATTGAAGTACGTCCATATACGGTAAATAAAGACACCGAGCTTGAAAGGCTGTATAGGGTGAACTGCAGTGCAGTCATAACTGATGACCCGGCAAAGGCATTCAGAATAAGGGGAAATATAAAACAGGCCTGA